From the Bubalus kerabau isolate K-KA32 ecotype Philippines breed swamp buffalo chromosome 2, PCC_UOA_SB_1v2, whole genome shotgun sequence genome, one window contains:
- the U2AF1 gene encoding splicing factor U2AF 35 kDa subunit isoform X3, giving the protein MQEHYDEFFEEVFTEMEEKYGEVEEMNVCDNLGDHLVGNVYVKFRREEDAEKAVIDLNNRWFNGQPIHAELSPVTDFREACCRQYEMGECTRGGFCNFMHLKPISRELRRELYGRRRKKHRSRSRSRERRSRSRDRGRGGGGGGGGGRERDRRRSRDRERSGRF; this is encoded by the exons ATGCAGGAACATTATGATGAGTTCTTTGAG GAGGTTTTCACAGAAATGGAGGAGAAGTATGGGGAGGTGGAGGAGATGAACGTCTGTGACAACCTCGGAGACCACCTCGTGGGGAACGTGTATGTCAAG TTTCGCCGTGAAGAAGACGCGGAAAAGGCTGTGATTGACTTGAACAACCGCTGGTTTAATGGCCAGCCGATCCACGCCGAGCTCTCCCCCGTGACCGACTTCAGAGAAGCCTGCTGCCGCCAGTACGAGATGGG GGAGTGCACGCGGGGCGGCTTCTGCAACTTCATGCACCTGAAGCCCATCTCCCGGGAGCTGCGACGGGAGCTGTATGGGCGCCGGCGCAAGAA GCATAGATCGCGGTCCCGCTCCCGGGAGCGTCGCTCTCGGTCTCGAGACCGTGGTCGCGGCGGCGGAGGTGGCGGTGGCGGAGGACGGGAGCGCGACAGGAGGCGGTCGAGAGACCGGGAGCGGTCTGGGCGATTCTGA